AAAGCATTCTATAGGTCATCTGCTAAGTtaaatcgatttaaattttatatatttaaaatcttgaataaattacctaaacaATGAATCTAAAGTCATAAATATCGGTAAAGATATGTGACCAGTGGAACGAAATCAATTTACTAGTCAAAACAagcgaaaaataatttgttcaaaattttgcgaacggcctaggaaggttaatacagattaaacttcaaaaagcaagatactttaattttttaattaataaataatcagtttacacgcaatttagtttgaccactttttgacaGTCTTCGTTGAGCTTTCGACGTGAACGGTTCGGTTTGATTTTGCTCCGACTCGATGGCCACTAGTACCGATAGATTTTTCAGTGATTCTAAGTGATGAAACCGAAAAAGAAATGTACCTATTTTAATTATGAATGGATTTCTCTGTGTCGATTGTGATTGTTCCAAAGTGCGAGATTTGTTATCGGGATGATGATGAACAAGATTTTGCTGAAAGTTTTGTTTAGTGTTGTGGTTTGGCAGACGCCGAAACATGTTGGTACATGTTCGTCGGAGACGCACCGGGCGAGCAGCGATATTAATCCCGGTGAGAAGTTTCCATTATAGCTAAGCTATTCTATTTATTTCTcttattttaacacttttttcatGCTCTGTTCCGAATCATGGAACAGATGATTGTAGGAGaatagaatttttcttttttttatctcttcttTGCACAAGCCGTAGTCGGTAGTAtgctttttattatttcaatcgcAGTAACCTTTGACTTGTGAAAGTTTCTGATCAGCGCCGTTCATGTGCTTGCGTTCGTGCAGGTTTGTGTCATCGCTACTAGTTCTAAAGATTTTCAGTTCTTGCGCTGGTTTATGTTTTCGTGCTTTTGGCTAGATTGGTTcacttttgaagtttttaaacttataaatattatttcatTACTGTTTGCTTTTCCAGTTCAAGCGTGTCATAAAGTGGATTTTACTACTAAATGTCAGTTTCTACTTTAAATCGTTTAAGTTTAGctctaaatttgtattttttattttggttttgatGTAATATACAATCTTATTTtgtcgtttgaaatttttatctgatCTAGGACCTATTTTCATCCagaagccgtttcaaataaacaaatgatatataaaaaagttttatttcatttggaatttctttaaatattacaaaaaatcgttttcaaataaatcatttaGTCATACGTATGTTTGTCAGTATCACTTTTCAAGTTGTTCTATcattaaaatacattttctttttaatagaTGAATAACTATTAATtgtttcaatctttaatttgaaatgtaaaattcatttacctcatttttttttcgacaagtaaaataaaatattgaaaaatggtaATGACTCCTACATAGTAAGAATTAGTAAAAGAAGTAAAACAACGGTAGTTTATGCTTTTGGTTAGTTTGTGCTATTGTAGTTCATGCTTCAATTGTTTGTGCATTGCATCGTATTGTGCAGTTTataaagattttagttttttatattttattttatcaatcacCGTATTGTTACTTTTTTAAGTATCGTGTTATTGTAagtgtttttcaaatgtttatttatctttattattatacctatatttcttttaacttccacatttcattttcattgtATTTTATATTCATTGTTTTCATATATATTATCTTATTATATATCATTGTAAATATATATTaatcagagggaatgcatctggggataacccaaaGAGATTTTtacaagcggcacgggtagccggccattgtaggtttctaaGGGATgtcttccttcgacgaaccatcggaccgtggaagccctagaagcaattcgaaggccaagccacacagccataggcaggaccttgctaccgatgggggacccatacatacatacataatttagtttgaccactttttgaaccGAACACcctttaagcgggccatagactacacaaatggcctgtacaaattcgatgattccacgacgattgtttgatctatgctcgcgcacacactatacaaacatttttcacgcgaacacaaatgattgctggcgaaaacagcaacagcaacaaaaaaccatctccaccccgtcTGGGAGGAtcgtttgtacaaaaaatttcgatcccgactgattttactccaaccgtttgggcgctcattcaagcagtgccatacactatgcaaatcgtgtttacagcgacaaaatttcatcgaatttcatcgcatttgtacaaatgttgtgtagtctgtggcccgctttacatagttttctgTTTCACTATGTAACTTGATGAATATAATTCCTagaattcactcggtccatggcaaccattctccaatttctcgggtaTCTCACATTCCGGAACCTATACCCATCTAATCATGGAAGTCTCATTTACGTTTTGTCTTTTTATTTGAGgtgaaacatttccaaaggtAGATGTTGCTGATAACTCACCTgttaaaaatgtattgaaagATCCTAAACATTCGATGAATTTTGATTGCGCGATGTAATCAGCGTTGGACAAgcttccaatttcatttttcaatgttgtgGCTATTTCGATACTTCCAGAATTGCTAAAAGCTTCTTCATTGCAGCTTTTGGTATAAAAGGAGTCATCAAATGGTAGTGGTGGCGGTTTTTCTTTAGGCGGAGACAGCTTTTGTTTATATActaaatttctttcattttccgAGAACATCAAGTCTACATTTTCGTAGAAAGGCATTCTATTGATCTTTGGTACTTCGTAGTGAGGCTCTCGATTTTTTGGCACTTGATAATGAGATTCGTCCTTCATAATGTTCGGTGATAATTTGATTTGAGCGTTATCACGtggattttcaatgttttgatagaTGTGCTTTTCTGTCGAAACATTCCCATTTTGTGGGTATTCGTTTTCCATACAGTCCATTTCAAGTAGCGCTAGTTCCAGTGCTTCGTCCAGTATCTCgcataaaaaaagaaacattttttacaaattagctTCATTTATAGATAAGTCTCTCGCATTTCAATGGAACATGGTTTAGCTGAGAAAATATTGATAATATaccatgtttcttttttttaattgaacattaataaatctttttttttttttgtttaactgaTCAATTATTTCTAGGTACTTACTTTTCCTTTATCCAAGCTTTTGCAATCAATCGTTCCTGCGTTTAGCAATATTTCACGCTCACTGATTTCTTCATCATTGCGTATATACGTATTTTCGCATACAAGATCATGTTTTTCTTCTATATAATCATGATTTGGAACATTATAATAATCATCCGTAATGTTTTCAtcaccaatttttaaattatcattcaaATCGAATTCACCTTTTTGACTTTGAATTATTGATGTATGATTGGTCTCACTTACATCGTAAAACTTTTGCATATCTTGTTGGATATCGGTTATATTAGTTTTATCgtttgtgttgttgttgttgttgtttacgAATTCACATTCAAAACCTGACTTTCGAAGCTCGTTAGCTTGAATTCCGCTCGATTTCGACCTGCTTTTCTCCAAGCTTTGGTGAACAGTctcgttaatttttttctcaaataattccttcatttttgttatatgaaCTTTCGAAAGGAtcgtttctgtatttttttcctcGTCTTGTGTtccatcatcatttgaaataatGTTATATTTGGAGAGTAGCTGAGGATGATCTGACGCCGTAGTTAAAGACGTGTTGGGAAAATTACATGAGGGTTGGCATGCTAACGACACTCTGCTTTTGTAATCTTTTATAGcattttcataagaactttcCGCAGAATCTTGTTGCAAAGGCTCATCAGTTTTATCATCAAGTTTATCAGGGACAGTCGAATCAAGCACCGTTGACATCGAATTCTAAAACAAATAAGTATAAATgcattttgtaatcaaaattggGTCATCGCGATGTAAGCGCCAGaagcaaaaattatgttgatttttcagaacaaaacatgTAAGTATTGAATTTTCCCATGCAATCCCGAAAGTTAAAATTTCCTGATATAagcgttacttgaaaattctgcaaaaaatcatagataagttttgaaccaaaacgaagcttttcagaccccaagatttgagaaattcaaaaaattgattcagcTGCTGTATTATTACAGAACTATTTAcccaaaatattttagaaattatttatacgggatttttcacgtaaactaaagTTTTGTGGAATCACATAGCTTCTACGTATACTTTTTAGTAACTACTATACTTCCATATAACTTtcacatgaatttcacgtaaagtctatgTGGATGggtttgaatactttttttgcaattttctcaAGCATGTGGTAGTGTATTCCTATTGGAAAAGGGAATTGTTGTCAGTTAGCTAATTTGATTTTGTCTGGATGCGCCAGCTCAGGAACATTCAGTTTCGGAAGACGAGCAATACACTACAAAGGACGTCCTGCGGGTCCCTAACACGAGAAATACAAAACCGAGCCTCGGGAGCAAGGTGGTAAGTGTGAATTGTTTTCcctgttgaaatttaattcaatttaggCTGTGGTTTATGTTTATTCCAGCTTCGAAAAAAGCTCCAAGAAATTCGAGAAGACGAGGAAGGGCCGTGAGAAGAAGCCTAAGCACCAAATCGGCCCGGAAGGAAGTTTGGAAGCATCatttcgatgaacacctgaacggcgcacatgcaggagatcaagacggtggaggaaggtacatcgccggcgtagccaacgaacgtagaggagccactcccaacgatgagtgaagttaaggaagtcattcgccagctgaatagaaacaagtcggctgggaagggtggcatcgcagctgaactcatcaaaatgggcccgggaaagttggccgattgcctacaccggttatagtccggatctgggacatagaacagctcccggaggagtggaagaagggggtaatatgccccatctacaagaagggcgacaaattggactgtgagaactaccgagcgatcactgtcctcaatgccgcctacaaagtgttatcccgaatcctactccgccgcctaacgccacaagcaaacagattcgtgggaagtcatcaggccggcttcatggagggccagtcaacgacggaccagatattcacattacggcaaatgctccaaaaatgccgggaacaccaagtccctacgcaccatctattcatcgacatcaaagccgcatacaacacgatcgaccgtaacgagctatggaaaatcatggacgagaacggcttttccgggaagctgatcagactgatca
This sequence is a window from Uranotaenia lowii strain MFRU-FL chromosome 3, ASM2978415v1, whole genome shotgun sequence. Protein-coding genes within it:
- the LOC129757502 gene encoding MATH and LRR domain-containing protein PFE0570w isoform X2, which produces MIEKRSSSRINHLPIYDDEENDLGNLGFSNEDNSMSTVLDSTVPDKLDDKTDEPLQQDSAESSYENAIKDYKSRVSLACQPSCNFPNTSLTTASDHPQLLSKYNIISNDDGTQDEEKNTETILSKVHITKMKELFEKKINETVHQSLEKSRSKSSGIQANELRKSGFECEFVNNNNNNTNDKTNITDIQQDMQKFYDVSETNHTSIIQSQKGEFDLNDNLKIGDENITDDYYNVPNHDYIEEKHDLVCENTYIRNDEEISEREILLNAGTIDCKSLDKGKILDEALELALLEMDCMENEYPQNGNVSTEKHIYQNIENPRDNAQIKLSPNIMKDESHYQVPKNREPHYEVPKINRMPFYENVDLMFSENERNLVYKQKLSPPKEKPPPLPFDDSFYTKSCNEEAFSNSGSIEIATTLKNEIGSLSNADYIAQSKFIECLGSFNTFLTEENSNAPSPEENSLTYHHCRSSSSSEADKKIKDILKNRGETYYNNVNQSEVSDVLRPDNDDETNARIKRYMEQQSNVQPPVKPQRYYFYDQSHQEDNVFNLEGHECLPNVLCQNVNQMKINLMSSNDKDMACGSPLNQERYQRLSLPTIASSNACSMNASKKCPCVHADKSLVQCKKPWHQSYTDVRDVKRNSETLSRTEGLTCSYNSKHEFKKSLPESVIQSITERVQFLGIGLEKRRKSDAPRFTVESDERKYNICESVLPNDETIISVSGKKKCSHCKIELGRGAAMVIESLGLLYHIDCFKCCVCDIRLGDGLKGTDVRVRKYKLHCRNCFSSEDGVKFSCV